In Methanococcus voltae, a single window of DNA contains:
- a CDS encoding amidohydrolase, giving the protein MIAIKNILVLNNFEEPQKCKKSDILIENNIITKVCDAGQLKTPEGAIVIDGTKKAIMPGLINTHTHIPMTIFRGVADDLPLMDWLGNHIWPLEAKLDDEIIYAGTMLGCMEMIKTGTVAFNDMYFFTDSIIKAVETANMRCTLSYGLIDLCDEEKKQTEIRAQKDVLNSLEKAHNRNGLINAAVGPHAPYTCSADLLQHAHELAKEHNIPMNIHMNETEDEIRQIKEKTGMRPFEFLNSLGVFDDINVVAAHCVHLSDNEINILKDKNIYVSHNPLSNLKLGSGIAPIPTYLKNNINVTLGTDGCASNNNLNLFESIKACATVHKGVQQDSTVVKVSEVLNMATKNASKALNYNSGEIKEGMWADLVILDLKNPTLIPNKNIISHLAYSFNGVVETVIINGKIVLENGKMTTMDEDKVYEKAEEAYLNLVN; this is encoded by the coding sequence ATGATAGCAATTAAAAATATATTAGTTTTGAATAATTTTGAAGAACCACAAAAATGTAAAAAATCAGATATTTTAATCGAAAACAACATAATAACCAAAGTATGCGACGCAGGACAACTTAAAACACCCGAAGGTGCAATAGTAATCGACGGTACTAAAAAAGCAATAATGCCTGGTTTGATAAACACCCATACCCACATACCTATGACAATATTTAGGGGGGTAGCGGATGATTTACCATTAATGGACTGGTTAGGTAATCATATTTGGCCATTAGAAGCTAAATTGGACGACGAGATAATTTATGCAGGCACCATGCTTGGATGTATGGAAATGATTAAAACCGGAACTGTTGCATTCAATGATATGTACTTTTTCACAGACTCTATCATAAAAGCCGTAGAAACTGCAAATATGAGATGTACATTATCCTATGGATTAATTGACTTGTGTGATGAGGAAAAAAAACAAACCGAAATAAGGGCACAAAAAGATGTTTTGAACTCCTTAGAAAAAGCACATAATAGAAATGGGCTTATAAATGCAGCAGTAGGTCCTCACGCACCTTATACATGTTCAGCAGACTTATTGCAACACGCTCATGAATTAGCAAAAGAACACAACATTCCTATGAATATCCATATGAATGAAACAGAAGATGAAATAAGACAAATAAAAGAAAAAACAGGAATGAGACCTTTCGAATTCTTAAATTCATTAGGTGTATTTGACGATATAAATGTAGTTGCAGCACACTGTGTTCACTTATCGGATAATGAAATAAATATTTTAAAAGACAAAAATATCTACGTTTCACACAACCCTCTCAGCAACTTAAAATTGGGTTCGGGAATTGCACCAATTCCAACATATTTAAAAAACAATATAAATGTTACATTAGGTACCGACGGATGTGCAAGTAATAACAATTTAAACTTGTTCGAAAGTATAAAAGCTTGCGCAACAGTCCACAAAGGAGTTCAACAAGATTCAACTGTTGTAAAAGTATCTGAAGTTTTAAACATGGCGACTAAAAATGCAAGTAAAGCTTTAAACTATAACTCCGGAGAAATAAAAGAAGGTATGTGGGCAGATTTAGTAATTTTGGATTTAAAAAATCCTACGTTAATACCTAATAAGAATATAATTTCGCATTTAGCATATTCATTCAACGGCGTCGTAGAAACTGTTATAATCAACGGAAAAATAGTTTTAGAAAATGGAAAAATGACAACAATGGATGAAGATAAAGTTTATGAAAAAGCAGAAGAAGCTTATTTAAATTTAGTAAATTAA
- the pstK gene encoding L-seryl-tRNA(Sec) kinase, giving the protein MLIMLVGLPSVGKSTFSKNLSKKLIENNIDNVILGTDLIRESFPIWKENYEDYIKKMNTYLISKALEEGFTVIVDDTNYYNSKRRDLTHLANSKDKNCISIYLKAPLEVLLARNIERGAKIPNSVIEDMYLKFDEMGTKYKWDKPDLEINTHLEDINFDEIVDKIIKLDNEKSSINCKFKSKDIENSDNNDNYNFKNKLDVETRHIVGEFIKNNKNLSKENIKKLSNYRKNYIKNLKDIEKDEINIKNEREFNEYLLTLLEKFKKEIKKVI; this is encoded by the coding sequence ATGCTTATTATGCTTGTAGGATTACCATCTGTTGGGAAATCTACTTTTTCAAAGAATTTATCCAAAAAACTCATTGAAAACAATATTGACAATGTTATATTAGGAACGGACTTAATTAGGGAAAGTTTTCCCATTTGGAAGGAAAATTACGAAGACTATATAAAAAAAATGAACACTTATCTCATAAGCAAAGCTTTAGAAGAAGGATTTACCGTAATTGTAGATGACACTAATTATTACAACTCTAAAAGAAGAGATTTGACACACTTGGCGAATTCAAAAGATAAAAATTGCATATCTATCTATTTGAAAGCTCCATTAGAGGTTTTACTTGCTAGGAACATAGAAAGAGGAGCTAAAATCCCTAATTCAGTTATTGAAGATATGTATTTAAAATTTGACGAAATGGGTACAAAATACAAATGGGACAAACCAGATTTGGAGATAAATACTCATTTGGAAGATATAAATTTTGATGAAATAGTTGATAAAATTATTAAATTAGATAATGAAAAATCAAGTATTAACTGCAAGTTTAAATCTAAAGATATTGAAAATTCTGATAACAATGATAATTATAATTTTAAAAATAAATTAGATGTAGAAACTAGACATATTGTAGGCGAATTTATCAAAAATAACAAGAATTTATCAAAAGAGAATATTAAAAAATTATCAAATTACCGTAAAAACTATATTAAAAATTTAAAAGATATTGAAAAAGACGAAATAAATATAAAAAATGAAAGAGAATTTAATGAATATTTACTAACACTTTTGGAAAAATTTAAAAAAGAAATAAAAAAAGTTATTTAA
- the pfdA gene encoding prefoldin subunit alpha gives MQNQETQNQFMALDVYGEQVKKLQEESSGIEVMISELEKGIDSMYATNTEGEIIIPLGGGAFVKAEVKTPGKVIVAVASDIFMEKDVESAADDFKHSIEELQKTKDVINQHIAKLNQEITNIRADLEKRAQQIEKRQKLIQRGRKAPNQ, from the coding sequence ATGCAAAATCAAGAAACTCAAAATCAATTCATGGCATTAGATGTTTATGGAGAACAAGTAAAAAAATTACAAGAAGAATCATCAGGTATTGAAGTAATGATATCAGAACTTGAAAAAGGTATTGATTCAATGTATGCTACTAATACTGAAGGTGAGATTATTATACCTTTAGGTGGTGGAGCTTTTGTAAAAGCAGAAGTTAAAACACCGGGAAAAGTAATTGTAGCAGTAGCTTCAGATATATTCATGGAAAAAGACGTGGAAAGTGCCGCAGATGACTTTAAACACAGTATCGAAGAGTTACAAAAAACAAAAGATGTAATAAATCAGCACATTGCAAAATTAAATCAAGAAATAACAAATATAAGAGCAGATTTGGAAAAAAGAGCTCAACAAATTGAAAAAAGACAAAAATTGATACAAAGAGGCAGAAAAGCTCCAAATCAATAA
- a CDS encoding 4Fe-4S binding protein, producing the protein MIKIKKPVDELVDVISKDLKYTKEEIKGQLTDGLKIPLQKNLYIQPKKCVHCELCLEACPVDAIEKPNLKNSAKIIPEKCIKCEICAKTCPVGAIEVLKGEAFLDDDKENVIYNIEEMPVEHRKIKLVKHNLDMDKCIKCAICERFCAPKAIKVERKVSIDVNEDLCMGCTACEKVCPVDAIKVDYEISDINFEDEFVVNNDKCIDCMVCYDLCPVSAISYDGKIEIDGKTCVHCSICEKNCPVSAISKIINK; encoded by the coding sequence ATGATAAAAATTAAAAAACCTGTTGATGAATTAGTGGATGTAATTTCTAAAGATTTAAAGTACACTAAAGAGGAAATTAAGGGTCAATTAACAGATGGTTTAAAAATTCCTTTGCAAAAAAACCTATATATCCAACCTAAAAAGTGTGTACATTGTGAGTTATGCTTAGAGGCGTGCCCTGTTGACGCAATTGAAAAACCAAATTTAAAAAATTCTGCAAAAATAATCCCTGAAAAGTGTATAAAATGTGAAATTTGTGCTAAAACTTGCCCTGTGGGGGCAATAGAAGTTTTAAAGGGAGAAGCATTTTTGGATGACGATAAGGAAAACGTTATTTATAATATTGAGGAAATGCCTGTAGAACACCGTAAAATAAAATTGGTAAAACATAATTTAGATATGGATAAGTGTATAAAATGTGCAATCTGCGAGCGTTTTTGTGCCCCTAAAGCTATTAAAGTCGAAAGAAAAGTATCTATCGACGTAAACGAGGACTTATGTATGGGTTGTACAGCCTGTGAGAAAGTATGTCCTGTTGACGCAATAAAAGTGGACTACGAAATAAGCGATATTAACTTTGAAGACGAATTTGTGGTAAATAACGATAAATGTATCGATTGTATGGTTTGCTATGACTTATGTCCCGTATCTGCAATATCTTACGATGGAAAAATTGAAATCGATGGAAAAACCTGCGTACATTGCAGTATTTGTGAAAAAAATTGTCCAGTATCTGCAATATCTAAAATAATTAATAAATAA
- a CDS encoding monovalent cation/H+ antiporter subunit E: MKLLSIFEYILVMIKAIAEAWVDVFKRCTNNQINPEIMDIETEINSLYGQVLLACSITITPGTLTIDLDHDSKTLKVASISPRKKDEIIPFEKYIKNIFD, encoded by the coding sequence ATGAAGTTATTGAGTATTTTCGAATATATTTTAGTTATGATAAAAGCAATAGCAGAGGCTTGGGTGGATGTATTTAAAAGATGTACGAATAACCAAATAAATCCCGAAATAATGGATATCGAAACTGAAATAAACAGTTTATACGGTCAGGTTTTATTAGCTTGTAGTATCACCATAACTCCAGGTACTTTAACTATTGATTTAGACCATGATTCAAAAACTTTAAAAGTAGCTTCAATAAGCCCTAGAAAAAAAGACGAAATAATACCTTTTGAAAAATATATTAAAAATATATTCGACTAA
- a CDS encoding CBS domain-containing protein produces MKVKALMDTKFIKVYPEDTVEVVSKIMHNRKKFSTPIIDRTDKLVGWVNSIDLLVVDDKKILIKDVMHKLDTIIVLNKEEPAKNAVLKIVKHKVVSIPVLADDGTLVGLVRNCDITKTLAKMYDIPVYNIFKSLNAELKGISWDELMDSAAIVTKQITGERITGKEYESRIKESTFGQAIWACGGLEKFFTGLIKIGEIAVARKVSHKVSVRK; encoded by the coding sequence ATGAAAGTAAAAGCATTAATGGACACAAAATTTATAAAGGTATATCCTGAGGATACTGTAGAAGTCGTTTCAAAAATTATGCACAATCGTAAAAAATTTAGTACGCCGATAATTGATAGAACGGATAAATTAGTAGGCTGGGTAAATTCAATTGATTTATTGGTCGTAGATGATAAAAAAATACTAATAAAAGATGTTATGCACAAACTGGATACTATAATTGTTTTAAATAAAGAAGAACCTGCAAAAAATGCAGTTTTAAAAATCGTAAAACATAAAGTTGTTAGTATTCCTGTTTTAGCGGATGATGGTACATTAGTGGGTTTAGTCAGAAATTGCGATATAACTAAAACTTTGGCAAAAATGTACGACATACCCGTATACAACATATTTAAATCACTAAATGCTGAATTAAAGGGTATTTCATGGGATGAATTAATGGATTCCGCAGCAATTGTAACGAAACAAATAACTGGGGAACGAATAACGGGTAAAGAATACGAGTCGCGAATTAAAGAATCTACATTTGGGCAAGCTATTTGGGCATGTGGCGGTTTAGAGAAATTTTTCACAGGTTTAATAAAAATAGGTGAAATTGCCGTAGCTCGTAAGGTAAGTCATAAGGTTTCAGTTCGAAAATAA
- a CDS encoding HTH domain-containing protein yields the protein MLNKLEIHKKRELEFWTFLEKAFEINLKLDLGHFKILCVFLDINDFCEEMSENGLSSTEIIEILRTKGILSKNSQYISGEYLKNYIERDSRVAVHNRINDLRKLGFGITTKPGPLGGYKLYEFPNWFVQ from the coding sequence ATGTTGAATAAATTAGAGATACATAAGAAAAGAGAGCTTGAATTTTGGACTTTTCTTGAAAAAGCTTTTGAAATTAATTTAAAACTAGATTTGGGTCATTTTAAAATTCTTTGTGTTTTTTTAGATATTAATGACTTTTGTGAAGAAATGTCTGAGAATGGATTATCAAGTACTGAAATTATTGAAATATTACGAACTAAAGGTATTTTATCCAAAAATTCACAATATATTTCTGGAGAATACTTAAAGAATTATATTGAACGAGATAGCCGAGTTGCTGTACACAACAGAATAAATGACTTGCGAAAATTGGGATTTGGAATAACTACAAAACCTGGACCTTTAGGCGGTTATAAATTATATGAATTCCCAAATTGGTTTGTTCAATAA